The Ipomoea triloba cultivar NCNSP0323 chromosome 4, ASM357664v1 DNA segment ACAACCAACTCTTCTTCGGCTCATCACTCCACAATAACCAATTCCCCCAGCGCTCCGGCAGCGGCGCCGGGAGCGGCTGCATCTCCCCCAGAGACAACTACGCCTCAGTTCGAAGAGAAAACAGAGAGCTAAAGCTCGAAGTCGCCAGAATGAGGATGAGGCTAACGGATCTGGAAAAAGATCATGTCTCGATGAAACAGGAGCTAGTGAGGTCTCACCCCGCTAATAAGCTGTTCAAATCGTTCGCCAAGAAACTCAGCAAACTTAATACGTTGTTCCGGATAAAGGATTTGAGGCCTTTGGGTGGGAAAGTTAATGCGGAAAGCCGGCTGCTTTTCCAGAAGAGAAGACGCCACTCGGTTTCTTGAGGGTTGGGTTTGGTTTGATTTGTCTGTGTGAATAACAAGGAGGAGAGGAGTGTATAGTTTTTTAGTTTACTGGCCTGGTGTGAGTATCTTACATACATAGTAAGTACTGAGGTTGTCTGCGTTTGAGTGAGTGATGTTGCTTTGTGTTTTTAGTGGAATCTCGAAAGCACCCAGCATTCATTCACTCCATCTTCTTCTAGTCACTACACTATCTTAAAATCTAAAGGAATTGAAAATGTCTTTCCCTTATGAATTGATTGATTctactaaaaatttaataactaattaaaCTATGTTACATTATTATGAATGAATTGGAAGTGAAAAATAACTACATTCCTCTATTTCATTTCATGACCTTTCATTCTAAGTAATTGTACAAATTCTAGTTAATTCTAATTAATCTTATTAGCTTGATTGCACAAGCTctgtttttgaagaaaataggTGTACAATATGGTATTGCATTTGTATGAAGTTAATATTGTTCTTTGAAGTATATGGCATATACAATGCAACAGATTGAGAAAAGGATGATCAAGATATCGAAGGTGAGGGCGGATTTGGCCTGAGAACTGAGCTCCATGTTCTTCCCACCCAGTCTATCCACCATGTCTGGAACTGATTCCCAGTTCTCCACTTCTTGCATGTGGGGATCTTGAAACTTCATCCTCAGTTTCTCTGCTTCTTTGCTCGCTGCTTCCTGGGCAAGCGTCCAGTCATAAAACTTGCGTTTTTCCTCGTTGCTCAGAACTTCATACACTTCTTTTAGCTTCATGAATTTCTCTGATGCAGCTTTTAAAGGAAGGGAAGTTGTGTCTGGATGATACTCCTTTGATAGTCTCCTGTAGGCGGCTTTGATCTCCTCCACATCGGCATTTGCACCCACCCCCAAGAACCTGCACGTTATTGCACAGTTAAAAAAAGATCCACATAACTAACTATAAACTGTGTTGACTTTGTTTagcatataaacataaatgtgcagtctaactatcagcttaggcttttagttgagaagttgagatgaaacacatgattcaatttggtatcaagcCATACAAAAAGATCATGGGGATAGGATAGAGATTTGAGATTAACTGGTAGTGAGAATCTGTTGAACTGTTGAGCAATTCTGAGAATTTTTCTCCCAGAAGCTCCTTTTCATCGGCTTTTAGTTGTTCTTGTGTTGAGCTTGAGCTGTTTCCTCCTATCCACCCTTCATCTTCGTTCTCCCAGTGGATTCTGGTATCAACTCCGGGAGGGGCTGTTTGCCGCTGCGGTCTTGGGCCCTGCGTTGCAAATATCCTTACGCGCCGGCACCCGTACGGTGTTCTTCTCCTCTCTACCGCCGGGGACTGCCGCAATTCGGTTCTCCGGCATCTCTGTAAGATACAGAAAAAGGACTGCGGAGCTGTTGTGGAAGCCATGGGAATGAAAGGTGAGGTAGGTCGTTCCTGGTTTTGGGGTTCTGGCCGGAGTTGAGAAGAGGTGGCTTTCAGCCCCTCTCAGCCTCATCTTTCTTTGTGGCTCACAATATAACCTGGAAAACTATCACTAAAcaacatataattatttaatttcgtTTTCTATGAGTGACCAGGAAATTCACAATTACTGTCCAATGGTGTATATAGAATAAATCATGTATGTCTTTTGATTGTAATTGGTAAAGAGTCAAAAAAAAGTAAACCAATTAAATTTGATCTTATCTGACAAAAATTATGATTGCatacaagaaaataaactaACTAGCCTAAGTTACTCcgacaaattaaagaattacaAGATGGCCAGGTAAATCAGTTAGTTTATACTAAATTGCGTATAATTGATggattcaaactaaaaaaaaattaataggcaCTGCTTTTATTAGTTGGAAATTAAACTTGAATTCATATAGTTACTAAGACAACACTCTAAAATCAGCATAATTACATTTCATAGGGGCCACaagattcattaaaaaaaaaaaacattttataacCACAAAAAACAAACATTATACAATTGAAACACAGACTCCAAACAAAGCACGTTGACTACATGCTGTACAGACTTCTTTTTCTTCCCCCTCAGGTATACACGAACTACTACATCTATATTAATGTAAAAACTTTCCAGAAGGAACTTGAATAATAATGTTGCTGCTATTTATTTCTTGAAGATGGTGAAGCTGCATGCCCTTATTTCTTCCTACTTTTCTTCTCATTTGCTGCAGTGAACTCAAGTAGCTCAGCCATTGAACTTAGCTTGTTACATAAAACCAGCTCAATATACAACTATACATGTGCGTGCGCATATATATTAGAGCTATATGCATTACATAAAACGGGCTAGCTCAatatataacacacacacatatattagaATTAGACCCATATGGCTTTAGCTTTCTTGAGGAGTGGGACCAGTTGGCCCTTGAGATGAAGGGACATGATCTCACTTTCACCCCCAACAAAATCTCCACCTATGTAAACTGCAGGAACACTGGGCCTCAGCCCAGAAGCCACCAGCTCCCTTTCAAGTTGCTGGCCGTTGGGGAGCTCATCAAGCTCATAAACGGTGGCGTTTGCCCCAAAACTGGTCACCAGAGACTTGATACTGTGGCTCATGAAGCAAGAACTCTTGCTGAAGATCACCACTGGCTTGCATGATGCTAAGCTCCTCACTGAATCCATGgaagaacaaattaaattaaatataatgttatttgtatgtgtatattattgaggtgAGCTAGCAGGTAGTTAAGTATGTAGTTGTTGGTGTGAGGAGCTTTATCTTCACcaaccttatatatataggtaGAAGAGTACGTTAAGGTGGTGATCGAGATAGATGTTCTAATTTCTAGTACATTATCCGacaaccaaaaaattaaaaagaaaaggtaaTAGGAGAAATAAAGCAGACAATTATCAGATCAGACAGATATTTCCAAGATTCCCTATTTGGCCTTTGGAGTAGATGATGATAACAAGAGCATGCAACATGGGCGACTTAGGGGTCGACATTCTTTGATTTACAGAGGAGCCAGCAGTCAGAGTCAAGTCACGGGTTCGAATCACATCAAGAGTAAAAATTGTACAGTTAAAGACTAATAAGTACTGGAAGGAGAAATTGATAGGCAGCACCCTGCCTTTTCAAAATGTGTTTGGATAAAGTCCAACACCATGCCTCTAAAATTGTAGCattatataaggaaataaagttgtgttttCGCTGTAAGCTATAACTTTTGCCGTAATGCATGATAAGCACTTGATTCTAACAAGGGCACACTCTAGGTAAAATCCTAGGCAACAAAAGAACATAAAGAAAGAAGTAAACTGACATAAGTTGTCCATAACTAACCAGCTCAACCCAAGAATGTAATGTCAATAGATAACTTCCACATGAGTAAAATTTACAACATCCTTAGTGAGGACTGTTTGtggtttttgaagagttttttgcaagtgtgattaggaaaaagaaaatggaagggcaggaaaaaaacaaaacaaatatgatttaaaaaaaataaagcctTTGTCGGTGTACTGTGCAGTATACGCGCCCGCGGGGCACACGGCTTGCCGGCCATGCACACGTGGCGCGAGCTGCAttaatttttctctcttttgtaTTGTTTCAATAACTCCTCTTTTGCAGAAGAACcaaaattttctctttcttcattTCTCTCCCTTCCATGTGTAGGTACTGTGCCAAAAACCTCCAAATATCTACTGTTATAAATGCTCTTAAAGCATTATTGTAGTTAACAAGCGAACTGTTTTACCAACTTTGTTAGGTGTTGACTCTAGGGGCCATTATTCTTGAGTATAGACAGCTATCTAGTACACTCATATAGCTTAGCTCGTTAAGTTGGTGCATGCACTAATCTTAGCTTCTCTGTATCATTATATTAAGTCTTGCATGCTTATCAGATTGCAAAAACCTAGTCCTGTAAAGTCCAATCCTTATTCCAAATATACAAGATTAAGGATTGTTGCATTCTGTAAATCTTGGGAGTGACACATTTTTCGCAAAACCTCTGTTAGCAACAAATTTGCTTTTAAAAACATAATCgttctgttttcaaaaaaaaaaaaaaaacataatcgttCCACGACATAATGGTATCTCATCCATGCATGAGGAGCCAAAACTATAAGAAAATTtgggaaaaaatggagaaaaaattCAAAGGAATTCATCTGGATCACATAGGAGCATCCGGTGAGGTGGACAATTGAACGATGTTCGGTGATatccaaatttattttattttgttttaaaaattttctgtTACATACACTACGACAAAAGGTGGTTGAGGTGTGATAGATTCCCAAATCCCAATTGCAATTCactcaaaattataaatatagattttttttttgtcctgaTTACATTTAACCCTTTCTGGAAATGCTTAAGAATCAAGCTTATTCCATGTTGTCCGTACAAAAAAGAGAAGATTgggaatatatttatttgaacaTTTAGACGATGAAGCATAAAAGCTCTAGGGCTATGGATTTATGTTAAGCTTTGGCATTAGCATTGGGGATGATGGAGAATATTTCTCGTGGAATATATCGACTTGTCTCCAACCACCTTTTCATAATTTCCCCCTTTGTAGATTATCTTTAACAGTTGTAGTAAGTGGTATATGTGGGGAGGGTAGTTGTTGATCTAAAGTTTTTGAAGGTGAGTAGTTAAATGATCGGGTTAATAGAATTGTTTTAAATATAATCTTGCTTGAATAATAGAAAGTGATATTCCGTATATAATCTGAACTTTAAAAAGAGTTAACTTGATTCTCTCATCCATCAATTATCAtatttgagtactattaactctgttacaatcaATCATCATATTTAATAGGTCATTCTTAGAAATAGTTAGGTTAATTTTCCCTCTATTCATCACTAATTATATTCAATCTGACCGGTCGTCAGTGATTAAATACAATGAGTAGTATTGTCCCtgaataaaaaagtaaatattttatatgaaataAAATGCAAAGCATTCAAATtggttgtttaaaaaaaaaagtgaaaaagtttgTAGTCATTGTTCGAATGTGTATTCTAGCTGGTTGTTAAAATCTACTTTGTactaataattaaacaatataatgagCGGTAATGTGATTTAATCTAGAGATGCTAATGCTAATAACATAGGCATCTAATTAAGGTCGGTTGGGTGTCGACAAAAGACGTCCATTCTTTGGTTAAAAGCGTGGCGCTAGTGGTCGGCGCTAGTGTAATAACACACTTAATTAATCTTAAAAATGGTGTTAATGCTAAATATTTAAGATTCTTTGTCTCTAGCTTCGAGGTTATGGAGTTGAGACATCTGTGGTGGAAGGGCACTGATTCCACGTGGAAGAATCATTTTGCCTATAAACAAGTCATCCTAATTTGATTAGTCAATGTAATTAAAGCTAAGGGGAAAAATAATCTAAGTTAGAAGAACGATTTGAATAGAGTAGTGCTTAGTGCTTTGTAAAAGTCCATAAACTTGCTTTTTAATGTgatattaaatatttgatactAAATATTTGGTGATTATCTTGTATATATGGTTGATGGGgtcataaaatagaaaaatagatCGTTGCTGCTCAAGAATGATAATAATTCTGAATCTCTTATGCCTTCTAAACTTTAACTCAAAGAATGATAATAGACTAACTAATTCATACACTATGCTCGTGAGGTTCTTGGTCTTCTGAGTGGGATTGCTATGAGCATCCCGTTAGGTCACTTggtatgaaaaattaaataggtCAAATTTAGTGTCAGTTATAGTACTGAGTGAAGATCTGGCAGAACAGACACTACACTAGAGCCTTTGGAACTACACTGCCTTATCAAGTACAACTGGCAGAGCAGTTACACTCATTGAGAGAGAGGACGAGCTAGAGGAAGGCGATTATAGCCGGGAGTCGGCACGCAATGCATCATCTGGCCTGCGGTCGACCGATTCTCGGGGAAGAATGAGTGGAAGCGATTACATGAAAAGAAGACCAGAGAGAGGGGAGAAGAGCGGTTGATCGATGACTGGTCGGCGAAGTAAATCAGGATGCTTCGTTACAATTGAGTGAGAATCTCAAGAAACATAGCAGGTCTCGAAAGAAGAGAGCCGATCAAAGAGGACAAGCTCGAGTCACCTTCG contains these protein-coding regions:
- the LOC116017216 gene encoding monothiol glutaredoxin-S6-like, with protein sequence MDSVRSLASCKPVVIFSKSSCFMSHSIKSLVTSFGANATVYELDELPNGQQLERELVASGLRPSVPAVYIGGDFVGGESEIMSLHLKGQLVPLLKKAKAIWV
- the LOC116016718 gene encoding NAD(P)H-quinone oxidoreductase subunit T, chloroplastic; this encodes MASTTAPQSFFCILQRCRRTELRQSPAVERRRTPYGCRRVRIFATQGPRPQRQTAPPGVDTRIHWENEDEGWIGGNSSSSTQEQLKADEKELLGEKFSELLNSSTDSHYQFLGVGANADVEEIKAAYRRLSKEYHPDTTSLPLKAASEKFMKLKEVYEVLSNEEKRKFYDWTLAQEAASKEAEKLRMKFQDPHMQEVENWESVPDMVDRLGGKNMELSSQAKSALTFDILIILFSICCIVYAIYFKEQY